From a region of the Microcebus murinus isolate Inina chromosome 23, M.murinus_Inina_mat1.0, whole genome shotgun sequence genome:
- the PM20D1 gene encoding N-fatty-acyl-amino acid synthase/hydrolase PM20D1 — MAQRYVCVLALAAVLLLVFATVSVPKGLRGREHQGTSRIPSQFGEEERVAMKEALKGAIQIPTVSFSPEESNTTALAEFGEYIRKVFPTVFNTSFIQHETVGEYSHLFTVRGSDTSLQPYMLLAHLDVVPAPKEGWEVPPFSGLEHDGFIHGRGTLDNKNSLMALLQALELLLIRNYIPRRSFFIALGHDEEVSGMNGARKISALLQARGVQLAFIVDEGSFILDGVISYVKKPFAMISVSEKGAIDLMLRVNMTPGHSSAPPKETSIGILAAAISRLEQTPMPHMFASGPLETTVQQLANEFPFPINIVLSNLWLFRPLVSRLMERNYLTNALVRTTMAPTMFNAGVKVNVIPPVAQATINIRIHPAQTVQQVLEFVKDIVADDRIQLHVLNAFDPLPISPFDDQALGYQLLSQTIQSVFPEIDIVTPGICIGNTDSRHFTNLTAGIYRFNPLYLQPEGFRSIHGINEKISVQGYETQVKFLFELIQNADTEMLPIPHLHEL; from the exons ATGGCGCAGCGGTACGTCTGCGTGCTGGCCCTGGCGGCTGTGCTGCTCCTAGTTTTTGCCACCGTCTCCGTACCGAAGGGCCTGAGGGGCAGGGAGCATCAGGGGACGTCGCGAATCCCTTCTCAGTTCGGCGAAGAGGAGCGCGTGGCGATGAAAGAGGCGCTGAAAG GTGCCATCCAGATTCCAACAGTGTCTTTCAGCCCTGAGGAGTCCAATACTACAGCCCTGGCTGAGTTTGGAGAATACATTCGTAAAG TCTTTCCTACAGTGTTCAACACCAGCTTTATCCAGCATGAAACTGTGGGAGAATACTCCCACCTGTTCACTGTCCGAGGCTCAGACACCAGCTTGCAGCCCTACATGCTATTGGCTCACCTTGACGTGGTACCTGCCCCTAAAGAAGGCTGGGAAGTGCCCCCGTTCTCTGGACTAGAGCACGATGGCTTCATCCATGGTCGGGGCACACTGGACAACAAGAACTCTCTGATG GCACTCCTGCAAGCCTTGGAGCTCCTGCTGATAAGGAACTATATCCCCCGAAGATCTTTCTTCATTGCTCTGGGCCATGATGAGGAG GTATCAGGGATGAATGGGGCTCGGAAGATCTCAGCCCTGCTACAGGCAAGGGGCGTCCAGCTAGCCTTCATTGTGGATGAGGGTAGCTTTATCTTGGATGGTGTCATTTCCTACGTCAAGAAGCCTTTTGCCAT GATTTCAGTCTCAGAGAAGGGTGCAATTGACCTCATGCTGCGAGTAAACATGACTCCGGGCCACTCTTCAGCTCCGCCAAAGGAGACAAGCATTGGCATCCTGGCGGCCGCTATCAGCCG ACTGGAGCAGACACCAATGCCTCACATGTTTGCAAGCGGGCCATTAGAGACGACAGTGCAGCAACTGGCAAATGAG TTCCCCTTCCCCATCAATATAGTCCTGAGCAACCTGTGGCTATTTCGACCCCTGGTAAGCAG GTTAATGGAGAGAAATTACCTAACCAATGCACTGGTCAGGACCACCATGGCACCCACCATGTTCAATGCAGGGGTCAAG GTGAATGTCATCCCCCCAGTGGCCCAGGCCACAATCAACATCCGGATTCACCCTGCACAGACAGTCCAACAG GTCCTAGAATTTGTCAAGGATATTGTGGCTGATGACCGAATCCAGTTGCACGTGTTGAATGCCTTTGACCCCCTGCCCATCAGCCCCTTTGACGACCAGGCCTTGGGTTACCAGCTGCTCAGCCAGACCATACAGTCCGTCTTCCCGGAAATCGATATTGTCACCCCAG GTATTTGTATTGGCAACACAGACAGCCGACACTTTACGAACCTCACCGCTGGCATCTACCGGTTCAACCCCCTCTACCTGCAGCCCGAGGGCTTCAGGAG cATCCACGGAATCAATGAGAAAATCTCAGTCCAAGGCTACGAGACCCAGGTGAAATTCCTCTTTGAGTTGATCCAGAATGCTGACACCGAGATGCTGCCAATTCCTCACCTGCATGAACTGTGA